One genomic segment of Rivularia sp. PCC 7116 includes these proteins:
- a CDS encoding non-ribosomal peptide synthetase yields MYEAINGFNLSPGQKRLWILQQESTVYNTQGVFSLKGDLQINLLIKAVETIVSRHEILRTNFRHLPGIKVPVMVVNDNIENTLFEWEEIDLSNYHQQEQPEKLDSLIQKYKYDIFDFESENLSRFYLIKLSASYHVLIICLPSICADSWTINNLFSELTNLYCNQIENSSEKDEVIQYVQFCEWQNQLITEDEDAATAKEYWHQQYDSTLTKWQLPLENHLSESSEDYLFKISFFETQIDGDLIAKIESLSSKCNTEVSTIILACWQSLLWRLTGQENIIIGNKVNRRDYEELSALLGLVATWIPIKSKLRENLSFRELINNINKALEDAFEWQDYFVAETNDLVFPIGFEFEELSSSIVADNISFSMLQQYSSIEKFKIKLSCHKYENYLKTSFYYDVNYFSADSIAILAEQFHTILRSCIKNPDIPINQLEIISANERQKLLVDFNLNQVEYSQYKCIYQLFEEQVERTPNNIALVFEKQKLTYQELNNRANKLAHYLQKQGVKPESIVGLYLERNIAAIVGILGIIKAGGAYLPLDSALPSTGLNLRLSDAQVDLILTEEKLRENLTDITAEAICLDSDWEIISQEKNTNPTNKVTPENLVYVIYTSGSTGIPKGVLIENRQLLNYSYSIQAILNLDTTASFAIVSTLAADLGNTMIFPSLCSGGCLHIISSELASDAKALAEYFHRHPIDCLKIVPSHLKALIAAESPENILPRKRLILGGEATDWDLIDQIQLAKSPECEIINHYGPTETTVGVLTYLIESSRKYQTVPLGFPIANTQIYLLNKQLQPVAIGIPGEIYIAGASVARGYLNRPDLTQEKFIQNPFISSDKLYKTGDLGRYLPDGKIEFIGRIDNQVKIHGFRIELGEIEAVLSQHPAIKQQVVTVREDIPNNKRLVAYIVPTQQPVPNNSDFRKFLLEKLPEYMIPNTFVSLNTLPLTSNGKIDRQNLPAPDTSTQKLAANYVPPQTENEKILVEIWREVLGVKQVGINDNFFELGGDSILSIQIIAKAKAVGLQLIPKQLFEHQTIAKLAQVAGIVTAIKAEQGIVTGEVPLTPIQKWFFSEKFSEAHHWNQSVLLELNQPLKPELLQQALGYLLEHHDGLRLYFIQTTSEIQQINADYNNSIPFVQYDFSQLSSTEQQAAIINTATELHKSLDLSSTPLMQVAWFNCGAAQPSRLLIIIHHLVVDEVSWRILVTDLQIVYQQLTQGEAIKLSPKTTSFQEWGERLQEYANSSALASELNYWLTPSPQQVVPLPVDNNGGKNTIATAQTLSTTLSVELTQALLQEVPTIYRTQINEILLTALTNVLVKFTGTTHQLIALDDSGREIFEDIDLSRTVGWFSSIFPLLLNLGREEDLIEQLKTVKEQVRGIPQRGIGYGLLRYLNQDEKISFQLEKLPQPEIKFNYLGQFDQLFQESSLFTPVADSIAAESSSQGHRSYLLEINSLVLQAQLHVNWTYSQDIYHRNTIANLAENFMELLKVLINLCQSQETIGFTPSDFPEAEINQQDLDKLINKISNK; encoded by the coding sequence ATGTATGAAGCTATTAATGGTTTTAATTTATCTCCTGGGCAAAAACGTCTTTGGATTTTGCAGCAAGAAAGTACTGTTTATAATACTCAAGGTGTTTTTAGCTTAAAAGGAGATTTACAAATAAATTTATTAATAAAAGCTGTAGAAACAATTGTAAGTCGTCACGAAATACTCAGAACTAATTTTCGACATTTACCTGGGATTAAAGTGCCGGTGATGGTTGTCAATGACAACATTGAAAATACTTTATTTGAATGGGAAGAAATTGATTTAAGTAATTACCATCAGCAAGAACAGCCAGAGAAATTAGATTCTTTAATTCAAAAGTATAAATATGATATTTTTGATTTTGAATCTGAAAATTTATCACGTTTTTATTTGATAAAATTATCGGCAAGTTACCATGTTTTAATCATTTGTCTACCCTCAATTTGTGCTGATAGCTGGACAATTAATAATTTATTTTCTGAACTTACTAATTTATACTGCAATCAAATTGAGAATAGCTCAGAAAAAGATGAAGTTATCCAATATGTTCAATTTTGTGAGTGGCAGAATCAATTAATTACAGAAGATGAAGATGCTGCAACAGCTAAGGAGTACTGGCATCAACAATATGATTCGACTTTAACAAAATGGCAACTTCCTTTAGAGAATCATTTATCTGAGTCATCAGAGGATTATTTATTTAAAATAAGTTTTTTTGAAACACAAATAGATGGGGATTTAATTGCAAAAATTGAGAGTTTAAGTAGTAAGTGTAACACCGAAGTTTCAACAATTATATTAGCTTGTTGGCAAAGTCTTTTATGGCGACTTACCGGACAAGAAAATATTATTATTGGTAACAAGGTAAATCGTAGAGATTATGAAGAATTATCTGCTCTATTAGGACTTGTAGCTACTTGGATACCAATTAAAAGTAAGTTGAGAGAAAATTTATCTTTTCGAGAATTAATAAATAATATTAATAAAGCTTTAGAAGATGCTTTTGAATGGCAAGATTATTTTGTGGCTGAAACCAATGATTTAGTTTTTCCAATTGGATTTGAATTTGAGGAGTTATCATCATCTATTGTTGCGGATAATATATCTTTTTCTATGTTGCAGCAGTATAGCAGTATAGAAAAATTCAAAATAAAACTTTCTTGTCATAAGTATGAAAATTATTTAAAAACCTCTTTCTACTACGATGTCAATTATTTTTCAGCAGATTCAATCGCCATCTTAGCCGAACAATTTCATACCATATTACGAAGCTGTATTAAAAATCCAGATATACCTATTAACCAGCTAGAGATTATTAGCGCTAATGAGCGTCAAAAGCTTTTGGTCGATTTTAATCTAAATCAAGTTGAGTACTCACAATATAAATGTATTTATCAACTATTTGAAGAGCAGGTTGAACGTACACCGAATAATATTGCGCTTGTATTTGAAAAGCAAAAATTAACTTATCAAGAATTAAATAATCGTGCTAATAAATTAGCTCATTACCTGCAAAAACAAGGAGTTAAGCCGGAATCAATTGTAGGTTTATATCTTGAGAGAAATATTGCAGCAATTGTCGGAATTTTGGGAATTATCAAAGCCGGAGGAGCCTACTTACCACTTGACTCAGCATTACCATCAACAGGCTTAAATTTACGTTTGTCAGATGCTCAAGTAGATTTGATCTTAACAGAAGAAAAGCTCCGAGAAAATCTGACTGATATTACAGCAGAAGCAATATGTCTTGATAGTGACTGGGAAATTATCAGCCAGGAAAAAAATACCAATCCCACAAATAAAGTTACTCCAGAAAATCTAGTTTATGTAATTTACACTTCTGGTTCTACTGGTATTCCTAAAGGTGTATTAATTGAAAATCGCCAATTATTAAATTATTCATATAGCATCCAAGCAATATTAAATTTAGATACCACAGCCAGTTTTGCTATAGTTTCTACTTTAGCTGCTGACTTGGGTAATACAATGATTTTTCCCAGTCTCTGTAGTGGTGGTTGTCTGCATATAATATCCTCTGAATTAGCTAGCGATGCTAAAGCTTTGGCAGAATATTTTCATCGTCATCCAATTGATTGTTTAAAAATTGTTCCTTCTCATCTCAAAGCTTTAATTGCTGCTGAATCTCCAGAAAATATTTTACCGAGAAAGAGATTAATATTAGGAGGTGAAGCAACAGATTGGGATTTAATTGACCAAATTCAACTAGCAAAGTCACCAGAATGCGAAATTATTAATCATTATGGCCCTACAGAAACTACTGTAGGTGTACTAACTTATTTAATAGAATCCTCTAGAAAATATCAAACAGTTCCTCTAGGTTTTCCCATTGCGAATACTCAAATTTACCTGTTAAACAAACAACTGCAACCAGTAGCAATTGGAATTCCTGGTGAAATTTATATCGCTGGTGCTTCTGTAGCCCGAGGTTATCTTAATCGTCCAGATTTAACTCAAGAAAAATTTATTCAAAACCCTTTCATATCCTCAGATAAACTATACAAAACTGGTGATTTAGGACGCTATCTTCCAGATGGTAAAATTGAGTTTATTGGACGGATAGATAATCAAGTTAAGATTCATGGTTTCCGTATTGAATTAGGGGAAATTGAAGCCGTTTTAAGCCAACATCCTGCTATCAAACAACAAGTGGTAACAGTGCGTGAGGATATTCCCAATAACAAAAGATTGGTAGCTTATATAGTACCAACACAGCAGCCTGTTCCTAACAACAGTGATTTCCGGAAATTCCTATTAGAAAAACTTCCGGAATATATGATTCCCAATACCTTCGTATCTCTAAATACTCTACCTTTAACATCTAACGGTAAGATAGACCGTCAAAATCTCCCAGCACCGGATACATCTACACAAAAATTAGCTGCAAATTACGTTCCACCTCAAACTGAAAATGAGAAAATATTAGTTGAAATTTGGCGTGAAGTGTTGGGAGTAAAACAGGTAGGAATTAATGATAACTTTTTTGAATTAGGTGGAGATTCTATCCTCAGTATTCAGATTATTGCGAAAGCGAAAGCAGTAGGTTTACAATTGATTCCCAAGCAACTATTTGAACATCAAACTATTGCTAAATTAGCTCAAGTTGCAGGTATAGTAACAGCAATTAAAGCCGAACAGGGAATAGTAACAGGTGAAGTTCCCCTGACACCAATTCAAAAGTGGTTCTTTAGTGAAAAATTTTCAGAAGCGCACCATTGGAACCAATCAGTTTTACTAGAATTAAATCAGCCTCTTAAGCCAGAGTTACTACAACAAGCGTTGGGATATTTGTTAGAACATCACGATGGATTGCGTTTGTATTTTATCCAGACAACATCGGAAATTCAGCAAATTAATGCTGATTATAATAACTCTATCCCTTTTGTTCAATACGATTTTTCCCAGCTTTCTTCCACGGAGCAACAAGCAGCAATTATAAATACTGCGACTGAATTACACAAAAGCCTCGATTTGTCTTCAACTCCCTTGATGCAAGTAGCTTGGTTTAACTGTGGTGCTGCTCAACCCAGTCGTCTCTTGATTATTATTCACCATTTAGTTGTGGATGAAGTTTCTTGGCGGATTTTAGTGACAGATTTACAAATAGTTTATCAACAACTCACTCAAGGTGAAGCTATCAAATTATCACCTAAAACAACTTCTTTTCAAGAATGGGGAGAGCGACTGCAAGAGTATGCTAATTCTTCAGCCTTAGCATCAGAATTAAATTACTGGTTAACACCATCACCTCAACAAGTTGTACCTTTACCAGTAGACAATAATGGGGGTAAGAATACTATAGCTACTGCACAAACTTTATCAACTACTTTGAGTGTCGAATTAACTCAAGCCTTATTACAAGAAGTACCCACTATCTATCGGACACAAATCAATGAAATATTATTAACTGCTTTGACAAATGTTTTGGTTAAATTCACCGGAACTACTCATCAATTGATAGCTTTAGACGATAGCGGACGAGAAATTTTTGAGGATATAGACTTATCTCGTACAGTGGGTTGGTTTTCTAGTATTTTTCCATTGTTATTGAATTTGGGTCGAGAGGAAGATTTAATAGAACAGTTAAAAACAGTAAAAGAACAAGTACGCGGAATTCCCCAGCGTGGAATTGGTTATGGTTTACTACGTTATTTAAACCAAGATGAAAAAATATCTTTCCAGCTAGAAAAATTACCCCAACCAGAAATTAAATTTAATTATTTGGGACAATTTGACCAGCTATTTCAAGAATCCTCTTTGTTTACACCAGTAGCTGATTCTATTGCAGCAGAAAGCAGTTCGCAAGGACATCGCAGTTATCTGCTAGAAATTAATAGTTTAGTTCTCCAAGCTCAGTTACATGTGAATTGGACTTACAGCCAAGATATTTATCACCGTAATACGATTGCTAATCTAGCAGAAAATTTCATGGAATTATTAAAAGTTTTAATTAACCTTTGTCAATCACAAGAAACAATAGGATTTACTCCTTCCGACTTCCCAGAAGCAGAAATTAATCAACAAGATTTAGACAAATTAATTAATAAAATCAGCAATAAATAA
- a CDS encoding non-ribosomal peptide synthetase, with protein sequence MQTNNIEDIYELSPIQQGLLFHILYNAESGVYCQQMSISIQGNLNFGAFEQAWQQILARHSILRTAFYWEELEKPLQVVSKNVKLPLEKLDWRNTSQTLQKQQLKAFARTDRQRGFELSQAPLMRLTLIQLSDDEYEFIWTNYHLISDGWSRALVIQEVFEFYQALCKGKNLYLKPPSAYKKYITWLSQQNQSQAEKFWQNYLKGVETTTPLGVKKYIGDVIDKQAVYAEENIKLSKILTADLQSFARKSQLTINTIIQGAWALLLSRYSSEENVIFGITSSGRPPALEGSESMIGVFINTLPLRWNVDGEKRLLPWLRELQSRQAELREYEYCRLVDVQKWSDIPQGLPLFESILVFENYPFTGSREQIADLTINDVSGISATNYPITVMVVPDTELSLTIMYEEHYFDTTVIKRMLGHLKTLIAAMVAHPQEQLKALPMLSETERYQLLIDWNSTQVDYPHNQCIHELFEAQVARCSNAVAVVFDNEKLTYTQLDKQANQLASYLQKLGVKPEVPVGICVERSILMVVGILGILKAGGAYVPLDPDYPQERLDFMLSDAQVPVLLTQQHLQTKLPSHQAEVVCLDGDWKANVQENQNHLPCDLKAENLAYIIYTSGSTGKPKGVQINHRNVVNFLYSLSSNPGITEKDILLAVTTLSFDIAGLELFLPLMVGAKVVIVSSQTARDGIQLLNKLETEKVTIMQATPSTWGMLLEAGWSGNKKLKVLCGGEALSPRLAAELQKNGSSVWNLYGPTEATIWSTIHLLKEKEKTVPIGRPIANTQTYILDKYQQPVPIGVNGELYIGGDGLSRGYRHQSELTNEKFIPNPFDKNSESYLYKTGDLVRYQADGNIEFISRIDHQVKLRGFRIELGEIEAVLTQNSAVSQAIVMVREDDLNNKRLVAYVVPEKQTPTINELRTILQHKLPDYMIPGNFVFLEKLPLTPNGKVNRRVLPIPDTSRPELKENYLAPRTTKEKTLAEIWSKVLKVEEIGIYDNFFALGGDSIRSIQVCSQVRERGFDLSIQEIFKHQTIEELAKNLTQKKSINLNYQSNRAFSLITAADRAKLSETVEDAYPLTTMQMGMLFYSKYNPNANIYHNVSSFHLKAVLQLKNLQTAVDNLVNRHPILRTCFNLGDFSQPLQIIGQKVSVILHFEDLHHLSESKQKQIIAEFLETEKQHKFDWAQPPLLRLKIHQTTPETFQFTLTFHHAILDGWSLALMLSELFEEYFSLINKQNYSISPPTITFRDFVALQQKAINSTDNRQYWLQKLTGAIQSEIPRWRFSNANNHTPENLIIDVAISEKVSQGLKDLAKSATVPLKSVLLTAHLKAIGLLSGKSDVITGLSTNGRAETKDGDRVLGLFLNTLPFRVSFNSGSWIDLVKQTFELEQELLPYRWYPMSQIKKDLGGENLFETSFNFTHFHRYQNLQKSSELEVLDIKGFAIKEFVLLAQFSLDLISSDVKLFLECDPQKLSYEQAQDIGNYYTNILSIMAINPLEIHENENIVEELTKRTNKIKELAEKETAKTGIKTLKLTKRKAIRNN encoded by the coding sequence ATGCAAACAAATAATATTGAAGATATATACGAACTTTCACCCATACAGCAGGGATTGTTATTTCATATACTTTATAACGCTGAGTCAGGAGTATACTGCCAACAAATGAGTATTTCCATTCAGGGTAATTTAAATTTTGGCGCATTTGAACAAGCGTGGCAGCAAATTTTAGCTAGACATAGCATATTACGTACAGCTTTTTACTGGGAAGAGCTAGAAAAACCACTGCAAGTTGTTAGCAAAAACGTAAAATTACCATTAGAAAAACTAGACTGGCGAAATACTTCTCAAACTTTACAAAAACAGCAATTAAAAGCTTTCGCTCGTACAGATAGACAGCGTGGTTTTGAACTGTCTCAAGCTCCTTTGATGCGGTTAACATTAATACAATTGAGCGATGACGAATACGAATTTATCTGGACTAACTATCATTTAATCTCAGATGGTTGGTCTCGTGCTTTAGTAATACAAGAAGTTTTTGAATTTTATCAAGCTTTGTGTAAGGGTAAAAATTTGTATTTAAAACCACCATCTGCTTACAAAAAGTATATTACCTGGTTAAGCCAGCAAAACCAGTCTCAAGCAGAAAAGTTTTGGCAGAATTATCTTAAAGGAGTAGAGACTACTACACCTTTGGGTGTGAAAAAATATATTGGTGATGTAATAGATAAACAAGCAGTTTATGCCGAAGAAAACATCAAATTATCAAAGATACTCACAGCAGATTTACAATCTTTCGCAAGGAAATCTCAACTAACAATAAATACGATAATTCAAGGTGCATGGGCTTTACTTTTAAGTCGCTATAGCAGTGAAGAAAATGTCATATTTGGCATTACTTCCTCCGGTCGTCCACCAGCGCTAGAGGGTAGCGAATCGATGATAGGAGTATTCATTAATACTTTACCTCTAAGATGGAATGTGGATGGTGAAAAAAGATTGCTACCCTGGCTACGAGAACTTCAATCTCGACAAGCAGAATTGCGTGAGTACGAATATTGTCGGTTAGTAGACGTGCAGAAATGGAGCGATATACCGCAGGGACTACCTTTATTTGAAAGTATTTTGGTGTTTGAGAACTATCCTTTCACCGGTTCTCGCGAGCAAATTGCAGATTTGACTATTAACGATGTCTCTGGGATTAGTGCAACGAACTATCCGATAACAGTTATGGTAGTTCCAGACACAGAGTTATCACTGACTATTATGTATGAAGAGCACTATTTTGATACTACGGTCATCAAGCGGATGTTAGGACATCTCAAGACTCTAATCGCTGCAATGGTAGCACATCCCCAAGAACAGTTAAAAGCATTACCAATGCTCAGTGAAACCGAGCGATATCAGCTATTAATAGATTGGAATTCTACACAAGTTGATTATCCTCACAACCAATGTATCCATGAATTATTTGAAGCACAAGTTGCGCGATGCAGTAATGCTGTAGCAGTAGTTTTTGACAACGAAAAGTTAACTTATACACAACTTGATAAACAAGCAAATCAGTTAGCATCCTATTTACAAAAACTAGGTGTAAAACCAGAAGTACCAGTTGGTATTTGTGTAGAAAGATCAATTTTAATGGTAGTGGGGATATTGGGAATTCTCAAAGCTGGTGGAGCTTATGTACCGTTAGATCCAGACTATCCACAAGAACGTTTGGATTTTATGCTGTCGGATGCTCAAGTACCGGTGTTGCTCACACAGCAGCATTTACAAACAAAGCTACCATCTCATCAAGCTGAGGTAGTTTGTCTAGATGGAGATTGGAAAGCGAATGTTCAAGAAAATCAAAATCATCTCCCATGCGATCTAAAAGCTGAGAACTTGGCTTATATAATTTACACTTCTGGTTCCACAGGTAAGCCGAAGGGTGTACAAATTAATCATCGCAATGTAGTTAACTTTCTTTATTCCCTAAGTTCTAACCCTGGAATCACAGAGAAAGATATTCTCCTTGCAGTGACAACTTTATCATTTGATATAGCTGGATTAGAACTTTTTCTGCCTTTGATGGTAGGAGCAAAAGTAGTAATTGTCAGCAGTCAAACTGCTAGAGACGGAATTCAATTACTCAATAAATTAGAGACAGAAAAAGTCACAATCATGCAAGCAACTCCATCTACATGGGGAATGTTATTAGAAGCAGGATGGAGTGGTAATAAAAAATTAAAAGTTCTTTGCGGTGGTGAAGCTTTATCCCCAAGACTAGCAGCAGAATTACAAAAGAATGGTAGTTCAGTTTGGAATTTATATGGTCCGACGGAAGCAACTATTTGGTCTACCATCCATCTACTTAAAGAAAAGGAAAAAACTGTTCCTATTGGTCGTCCAATTGCTAATACCCAAACCTATATTTTAGATAAATATCAACAACCAGTACCTATAGGAGTTAATGGGGAACTCTATATTGGAGGTGATGGTTTATCTCGTGGCTATCGACATCAATCTGAGTTAACAAATGAGAAATTTATTCCCAATCCCTTTGATAAGAATTCAGAATCATATCTTTACAAAACAGGGGATTTAGTACGTTATCAAGCAGATGGTAATATTGAGTTCATCAGTCGTATTGACCACCAGGTAAAACTACGAGGTTTTCGCATAGAATTAGGAGAAATAGAAGCGGTATTGACTCAAAATTCAGCAGTAAGTCAAGCCATTGTAATGGTTAGAGAAGATGATCTAAACAATAAGCGCTTAGTCGCTTATGTCGTTCCTGAAAAACAAACACCAACCATCAACGAACTACGTACAATTCTCCAGCATAAATTACCAGATTATATGATTCCTGGAAATTTCGTATTTCTAGAAAAATTACCTCTAACCCCCAATGGTAAAGTAAATCGTCGAGTCTTACCAATACCCGATACCAGCCGACCGGAATTAAAAGAAAATTATCTTGCTCCTAGAACAACTAAAGAAAAAACTTTAGCTGAAATTTGGAGTAAGGTATTAAAAGTAGAAGAAATAGGCATATACGATAACTTTTTTGCTTTAGGTGGCGACTCTATTCGCAGTATTCAAGTTTGTTCTCAAGTACGGGAACGTGGTTTCGATTTATCTATCCAAGAAATATTTAAACATCAAACTATTGAAGAGTTAGCTAAAAATCTCACTCAGAAAAAATCGATTAATCTCAATTATCAATCCAATCGGGCATTCAGTTTAATTACCGCAGCAGATCGAGCAAAATTATCTGAAACTGTGGAAGATGCATATCCCCTAACAACAATGCAAATGGGAATGCTTTTTTACAGTAAATATAATCCTAATGCTAATATTTATCATAATGTCTCTAGTTTCCACTTAAAAGCAGTATTACAATTAAAAAACTTACAAACAGCCGTTGATAATTTAGTAAATCGTCATCCTATACTGCGTACTTGTTTTAATTTAGGAGATTTCAGTCAACCTTTACAGATTATTGGGCAAAAAGTATCTGTTATTTTACATTTTGAAGACTTACATCATCTTTCTGAATCAAAGCAAAAACAAATAATCGCAGAATTTTTAGAAACAGAAAAACAGCATAAATTTGACTGGGCACAACCACCACTGCTGCGGTTAAAAATTCATCAAACTACTCCAGAAACATTTCAGTTTACTCTTACTTTCCACCACGCGATTCTTGATGGATGGAGTTTAGCTTTAATGTTGAGTGAATTGTTTGAAGAATACTTCTCTTTAATCAACAAACAAAACTATTCTATTTCACCACCAACAATTACTTTTCGAGATTTTGTTGCTTTACAGCAAAAAGCAATTAATTCAACTGATAATCGTCAATACTGGTTACAAAAACTAACAGGAGCCATTCAAAGCGAAATACCACGCTGGCGTTTTTCAAATGCAAATAATCACACACCAGAAAACTTAATTATAGATGTAGCAATTTCTGAGAAAGTATCTCAAGGATTGAAAGACTTAGCAAAGTCTGCTACCGTTCCGTTAAAAAGTGTATTACTCACCGCACACTTAAAAGCCATCGGTTTACTTAGTGGTAAATCAGACGTAATTACCGGACTTTCAACTAATGGTAGAGCAGAAACTAAAGATGGCGATCGCGTGTTAGGACTTTTCCTCAATACTTTACCATTTCGTGTCAGTTTCAATAGCGGTTCGTGGATAGATTTAGTAAAACAAACCTTTGAATTAGAACAAGAGTTGCTTCCCTATCGCTGGTATCCTATGTCCCAAATAAAAAAAGACCTGGGTGGAGAAAATTTATTTGAAACTTCTTTTAATTTCACCCATTTTCATCGCTATCAAAATTTACAAAAATCCAGCGAATTAGAGGTTTTAGATATCAAAGGTTTTGCAATAAAAGAATTTGTTCTACTTGCACAATTTAGTTTAGATTTGATTTCTTCTGATGTCAAATTATTTTTAGAATGCGACCCTCAAAAATTATCCTACGAGCAAGCTCAAGATATTGGTAATTATTACACCAATATTCTCTCAATAATGGCTATTAATCCATTAGAAATTCATGAGAACGAAAACATAGTGGAAGAACTAACCAAGAGAACAAATAAAATCAAAGAATTAGCAGAAAAAGAAACCGCAAAAACAGGAATAAAAACTTTAAAATTAACCAAACGTAAGGCTATCCGCAATAACTAA